One part of the Candida albicans SC5314 chromosome R, complete sequence genome encodes these proteins:
- a CDS encoding U4/U6-U5 snRNP complex subunit (Ortholog(s) have role in mRNA splicing, via spliceosome, snoRNA splicing and U4/U6 x U5 tri-snRNP complex localization), with amino-acid sequence MEVDKLDHEIRVKEQEEEEEEEEEEVFYTPGPKELYDVRLEVLNYSLKQSAIRLQKLRQLKQSTTTTTPTTTLTTGIPSQDEINILKSRRQLNSNLSKYEIYGSQFIPGTTRTISNIKISNNDKYIACGSWDGSINLLNSQDLSIFKKTPSGFHNEKISGLSWNNNDNQLVSGGNEGTINIWNVNENNNNNNNNNNNNNNEKDQNGLLLSSPIVSIKQAHNDRITKTLFHPINNLIISTSFDQTWKLWDLNKLSGQRDDLQCLVEQEGHSKPIFTGEIHPDGGLFMSGGLDGIVHIWDLRSGRSIVTLQKHMAGVYCLDWSPNGYQFVTGSGDCSLKIWDLRKLENNNSNNELYSIPAHTKLITDVKFYHQSRDIMQKQQQQQDQQQDQDHLLGSEFNDGKFLVSCSYDGDVNIWSSDNWIKIKSLRGHTDKVMSCDINSTGKWIVSSGWDRSIKLWK; translated from the coding sequence ATGGAAGTTGACAAACTAGATCATGAAATAAGAGTGAaggaacaagaagaagaagaagaggaggaggaggaagaagtTTTTTATACCCCAGGACCAAAAGAATTATATGATGTTAGATTAGAAGTACTAAATTATTCATTGAAACAATCAGCTATTCGATTACAAAAACTACGTCAACTAAAACAAtccaccacaaccaccacaccaacaacaacactaACAACTGGAATACCTTCacaagatgaaattaatatatTAAAATCAAGACGTCAATTAAATTCTAACCTAtcaaaatatgaaatttatGGATCTCAATTTATACCAGGAACTACAAgaacaatatcaaatattaaaatttctaataatgataaatatattgCTTGTGGATCATGGGATggatcaataaatttattaaatagtcaagatttatcaatttttaaaaaaactCCATCAGGTTTccataatgaaaaaatatcagGATTAAGTTGgaacaataatgataatcaATTAGTATCTGGAGGTAATGAAGGAACCATCAATATTTGGAATGTcaatgaaaacaacaacaacaacaacaacaacaacaacaacaacaacaatgaaaaAGACCAAAAtggtttattattatcgtCACCAATAGTTTCAATTAAACAAGCTCATAATGATAGAATCACAAAAACATTATTTCatccaataaataatttaattatttctACATCATTTGATCAAACTTGGAAATTATGggatttgaataaattatcaGGACAAAGAGACGATTTACAATGTTTAGTTGAACAAGAAGGTCATTCAAAACCTATTTTTACAGGAGAAATTCATCCTGATGGTGGATTATTTATGAGTGGTGGCCTTGATGGTATTGTTCATATTTGGGATTTACGATCAGGTAGATCAATTGTAACATTACAAAAACATATGGCGGGAGTATATTGTTTAGATTGGTCACCTAATGGATATCAATTTGTCACTGGTAGTGGTGATTGTAGTTTAAAAATTTGGGATTTAAGGAAACTcgaaaataataattccaataatgaattatattcaattcCGGCTCATACTAAATTAATTACTGATGTTaaattttatcatcaaaGTAGAGATATAATgcagaaacaacaacaacaacaagatcaacaacaagatcaaGATCATTTATTGGGATCAGAGTTTAATGATGGGAAATTCTTAGTGAGTTGTTCTTATGATGGTGATGTTAACATCTGGTCAAGTGATAATTGgattaaaatcaaaagttTAAGAGGTCATACTGATAAAGTAATGAGTTGTGATATTAATAGTACTGGTAAATGGATAGTAAGTAGTGGCTGGGATAgatcaataaaattatggaaataa
- a CDS encoding putative ATP-dependent kinase (Ortholog(s) have ATP binding activity and cytosol, nucleus localization) — MDDTLTISIDFIDDQIQQYDFNEPLIIGISGPQGSGKSYLTNQLYNYLQTKYHPNLKTIQFSMDDFYLCKSDQDKLNDSTENPLLKGRGLPGTHELSLLVDTFNKLINNYKQFKKSHLESESESESDWEVIKIPSYDKGAFNGIGDRSNDKYHTLIESPIDIIIFEGWFNGFYSLDPTILQLKYLTSSPSPSPTPTPENNNNHISLQSFKLYDLQEINKNLQNYESLIWSFFRISIIFQTDQINNVYPWRLQQEHELIAKQQQQQQQQKSVEGTCDQVGMKNDDEIIKFIDRYMPIYLLYYENLCDYGIKHCKNLIISIDSNRRVIKNRVLNNV; from the coding sequence ATGGATGATACGTTAACTATATCAATTGACTTCATAGATGATCAAATACAACAATATGATTTCAATGAACCATTGATTATTGGTATCAGTGGACCTCAAGGATCAGGTAAATCATATTTAactaatcaattatataattatttacAAACCAAATATCATCCGAATCTCAAAACTATACAATTTTCAATGgatgatttttatttatgtAAATCAGATCAAGATAAACTCAATGATTCCACAGAAAATCCATTATTAAAAGGTCGAGGATTACCTGGAACTCATGAATTGTCATTATTAGTTGAtacatttaataaattgatcaataattataaacaatttaaaaagTCACACTTGGAAAGTGAAAGTGAAAGTGAAAGTGATTGGGAAGTGATTAAAATACCAAGTTATGATAAAGGAGCATTTAATGGTATAGGTGATCGATCTAATGACAAGTATCATACATTAATTGAATCACCAATAgatataattatttttgaagGTTGGTTTAATGGATTTTATTCATTAGATCCTACCATTTtacaattaaaatatttaacgtcatcaccatcaccatcaccaacaccaacaccagaaaacaacaacaatcataTATCATTACAATCGTTTAAATTATATGATttacaagaaatcaataaaaacTTACAAAATTatgaatcattaatttGGTCATTTTTCAGAATTTctataatttttcaaactgatcaaataaataatgtaTATCCTTGGAGATTACAACAGGAACATGAATTAATTGCcaaacaacagcaacaacaacaacaacaaaaatccGTTGAAGGAACATGTGACCAAGTTGGTatgaaaaatgatgatgaaataatcaaatttattgatcGATATATgccaatttatttattatattatgAAAATTTATGTGATTATGGAATTAAACAttgtaaaaatttgattatatcaattgattctaaTAGGAGAGTTATCAAGAATCGAGTTTTAAATAATGTGTAA
- a CDS encoding uncharacterized protein (Ortholog(s) have DNA binding, chromatin binding, histone deacetylase activity), producing the protein MDLRKILDTTPEPPIIEPDIANINYSGDYQLPTPMYDFQKELTDQIVSLHYPDILKYCELNDRREIIIKSLDICLENCQLVSNHPYLLIDHYMPKNLTFKQLPEKLAETSGKFNVFKDLINVLIDDKNNYSINVGVVINNKRNLFDLIDALLLGCSRSNNNVTVIRYSGNNVLRESKKKAQNKTTTSNSSTTTSTTTATTAIATTTTTTATKKHKKKHATKEKGYGKHKIQNHSVTIHLIPHDGQISKGKPDLKEVKFDLLIVFDGSVDTESDFFKLLRIQNRNVNINNNVNDNVNDNFMTSNIKSDRGRLLTRGRHSTRGRPSTKENLLVDKNSSEESIINLPPCAIIRLIPTRTVEHAKLYYKPDEDKPDYLTKVISSIVCLRDSIGQLPPDIYPIYHQKLTYFSHTFFDKLFQSTTMAQTKINGKNKYNDHYNDEHEHEHDHIHDHDHDHEYPGWPLPDLPKIIKFSPYDVERSLLTETRFHYTPYDFNPNHLNNENSSKDYKNQLKSTYYESKRLQSEYITNPLKNSYDVLTGIYRTTNNDAKILTHKLILQLNEAFMKRDRLNKELETYNKFHNNDWQINKIGRRDHILKSTKKSIEDDINQCQIRINNVNKSIDEKTQELESIKLEIKQLQLQLENFKSKNPNSSSSSSSSTSKTKATTSENENNSKRKRSDDDDDNDDDSLAPDTTTTTINTKNQQFIDEQFKIWELQEQINDYIHKIELKNNEKQFAFKEYENCLKSIDDSNKQIENLIDQYNNNKRKFDELIEKNPLNNNNNNNNQFEIEKQKLITKIKDQEIINESLKFKLNNAFTFLNDTKYLKKRKNRGITPK; encoded by the coding sequence ATGGATTTAAGGAAAATTTTGGATACAACTCCAGAACCACCAATTATTGAACCTGATATTGctaatattaattattcaGGAGACTATCAATTACCTACACCAATGTatgattttcaaaaagaattaacTGATCAAATTGTATCGTTACATTATCCtgatattttaaaatattgtGAATTAAATGATCGACgagaaattattattaaatcattagatATTTGTCTTGAAAATTGTCAATTAGTTTCTAATCATccttatttattgattgatcaTTATATGCCGAAAAATTTGACCTTTAAACAATTACCAGAAAAATTGGCTGAAACTAGTGGGAAAtttaatgttttcaaagatttaattaatgttttaattgatgataaaaataattatctGATAAATGTTGGTGTTgtgattaataataaacgaaatttatttgatttaattgatgcTTTATTATTAGGATGTTCTcgatcaaataataatgtgACAGTTATACGATATTCCGGTAATAATGTTTTACGAGAAtctaaaaagaaagctcAAAATAAAACCACTACTAGTAATAGTTCAACTACTACATCTACAACTACTGCAACTACTGCAATAGcaaccactactactactactgctactaAGAAGCATAAGAAAAAGCATGCTACAAAGGAAAAAGGGTATGGGAAAcacaaaatacaaaatcaTTCTGTAACGATTCATTTAATTCCGCATGATGGACAAATAAGTAAAGGTAAACCAGATTTAAAAGAggttaaatttgatttactTATAGTTTTCGATGGATCAGTTGATACTGAAagtgattttttcaaattattaagaattcaaaatcGTAAtgtcaatatcaataataatgttaatgataatgttaatgataattttatGACACTGAATATAAAACTGGATCGAGGTCGACTCTTGACTAGAGGCAGACATCTGACTAGAGGAAGACCTTCAACTAAAGAAAACCTTTTAGTTGATAAAAATTCTTCTGAAgaatcaattataaatttacCTCCATGTGCAATTATTAGATTAATACCAACAAGAACTGTGGAACATGCTAAACTTTATTATAAACCAGATGAAGATAAACCTGATTATTTAACTAAAGtgatttcatcaattgtatGTTTACGTGATTCTATTGGACAATTACCACCCGATATTTAtccaatttatcatcaaaaaTTGACTTATTTTTCTCATAcattttttgataaattatttcaatcaacaacaatggcccaaacaaaaataaatggaAAGAATAAGTATAATGATCATTACAATGATGAACATGAACATGAACATGATCATATTCATGACCATGACCATGACCATGAATATCCTGGATGGCCATTACCTGATTTACCCAAGATTATCAAGTTTTCTCCTTATGATGTTGAACGATCATTATTAACTGAAACTCGATTCCATTATACACCTTACGATTTCAATCCtaatcatttaaataatgaaaattcatcaaaagattacaaaaatcaattgaaatcaacATATTATGAACTGAAACGATTACAACTGGAATATATTACTAatccattgaaaaattcttaTGATGTATTAACCGGGATTTATAGAACCACCAATAATGATGCGAAAATTTTAACtcataaattaatattacAATTAAATGAAGCATTTATGAAACGAGATCGATTAAATAAAGAACTTGAAActtataataaatttcataataatgattggcaaattaataaaattggaCGACGTGATCATATTTTGAAGTCAACtaaaaaaagtattgaagatgatataaatcaatgtcaaattagaattaataatgttaataaatcaattgatgaaaaaactcaagaattagaatcaattaaattagaaattaaacaattacaattacaattagaaaatttcaaatctaaGAATCCaaatagtagtagtagtagtagtagtagtactaGTAAGACCAAAGCTACAACTtctgaaaatgaaaataattccaaaagaaagagaagtgatgatgatgatgataatgatgatgatagtTTGGCACCTGataccactaccaccactatTAATAcgaaaaatcaacaatttattgatgaacaatttaaaatatgggaattacaagaacaaattaatgattatattcataaaattgaattaaaaaataatgaaaaacaatttgcttttaaagaatatgaaaattgtttaaaatcaattgatgattctaataaacaaattgaaaatttaattgatcaatataataataataaacggaaatttgatgaattaattgaaaaaaatcctttaaataacaacaacaataataataaccaatttgaaattgaaaaacaaaaattaattactAAGATTAAAGATcaagaaataattaatgaatcattaaaatttaaattaaacaatgcttttacatttttaaatgatactaaatatttgaaaaagaggaaaaatCGAGGAATAACTCctaaataa
- a CDS encoding uncharacterized protein (Putative mitochondrial protein; Hap43p-induced gene) produces MSSKLRILVPVKRVIDFAIKPRINKTGTGIETKGVKFSINPFCDIALEESLRLRENNKDLVENIHAVSIGPLKSQDILRTALAKGADNSTLIETSNDSVNNDVEPLQVAKLIKKIVEKDNSNLVILGKQSIDDDFNQTGQILAGLLNWPQATNASKIEIEIDNDNENNQVLVTREIDGGEDILKSKLPMIITTDLRLNEPRYASLQNIMKAKKKPLTKLKPQDLGIDKIENKLEILKIEEPPIRQAGVKVDNVDQLIEKLKELKAI; encoded by the coding sequence ATGTCTTCTAAATTAAGGATTTTAGTTCCTGTGAAAAGAGTTATTGATTTTGCCATTAAACCAAGAATTAATAAAACCGGTACTGGAATAGAAACTAAGGGAGTTAAATTCAGTATTAATCCATTTTGTGATATTGCTTTAGAAGAATCATTAAGACTTCgagaaaataataaagatttaGTAGAAAACATTCATGCGGTATCAATTGGTCCATTAAAATCACAAGACATTTTACGTACTGCATTAGCTAAAGGAGCTGATAATTCAACATTAATTGAAACATCAAATGATTCAgttaataatgatgttgAACCATTACAAGTTgctaaattgattaaaaaaattgttgaaaaagataattctaatttagTCATATTAGGgaaacaatcaattgatgatgattttaatCAAACTGGACAAATATTAGCAGGATTATTAAATTGGCCTCAAGCTACCAATGCATcgaaaattgaaattgaaattgataatgataatgaaaataatcaaGTTTTAGTTACGAGAGAAATTGATGGTGGTGaagatattttgaaaagtaAATTACCAATGATTATAACTACTGATTTAAGATTAAATGAACCAAGATATGCATCATTACAAAATATTATGAAAgctaaaaagaaaccattaacaaaattgaaacctCAAGATTTAggtattgataaaattgaaaataaattggaaattttgaaaattgaagaacCACCAATTAGACAAGCAGGTGTTAAAGTTGATAAtgttgatcaattgattgaaaaattaaaagaattaaaagcCATTTAA
- a CDS encoding uncharacterized protein (Ortholog(s) have microtubule plus-end binding, structural constituent of cytoskeleton activity), whose protein sequence is MSTEEEDYSNLSLEERFVHKVWKVRLQAYEELATNIENSRNESDPIFTSLSLDNLKKMILDSNVVAQETGYNTFNKFLIFGGNAANVSKLKNLGIIGSICEKGLLSSRKNTKEWSVESILLMIEISNDPNSIVEDILPYLTNRLPKLVTGCVSCLASIIENFGCKIISPKPIVPCLSKLFAHADKNVRNETTKLTIELYRWMGDALINALFSDLKPVQQKDLTAAFEKEKGTSPQQKRYTKKQREEIERREQEAAAAAAAAAATTAGNGGGNGDDVDDVEMSDVNGVTDDNEYDPLEFVDPVEVLNKFPSDFDSRISSSKWKDRKEVLEEIIPILEKSPKLITTDDYLPVLRIWAKCMKDANIQVVQLAANCIEFVIKGLGNEFSKYQSVVLTPVVERLKEKKPSVATALDNVLDALFNLSGFGNGVLDEAINGMKLKTPQNKIASANFVKRCLSTTKIPPKTSEIDAIMEVGIKLLSESQEPIRQAATEMIGTLMKITGPRELKPFLEKVDENRKNKINDYYEETAQVKTTMANASKSSSVASGSRNVSTAGGSFSSSTMKPPSKSSQDRKTSSGASSIIPAKRTASSPAKRDEVKNGRGMTARSLAKPNIPSLRPPTNVTQDSSGDGSSFSQQQQQQQVPSTSTGGGSGGAQSMISSVTNEEVNLLKQQIIKLQEEVQNYKNQQESHLKTIKLLEESNNNYREEIESVKRELSNEKRNATITTNHKDTHINNLKSELEKANYRIKDLEQEREINRLQQSNLAFERSNISSSNSRNSFYKPSPNKFAPSDISTGVKRLSIGGEENNHFGGGGGASPNFHNNTIHSTNTTTSTTATASGAGIGTGVGTGTGTGTGTGMGISRPTNSFRSSVNYGSTSSLTSSSRRESMDIDNGADWKRAAEVTLQLKARIERMKARTRSPLNIE, encoded by the coding sequence ATGTCtacagaagaagaagattattctaatttatcattagaaGAAAGATTCGTTCATAAAGTTTGGAAAGTTAGATTACAAGCTTATGAAGAATTAGCAACCAATATAGAAAATTCACGTAATGAACTGGATCCAATTTTCACTAGTTTGTCTTTggataatttaaaaaaaatgatacTTGATTCTAATGTTGTTGCTCAAGAAACTGGTTATAATacttttaataaatttttaatttttggtggtaatgCCGCCAATgtatcaaaattgaaaaatttaggTATTATTGGATCAATTTGTGAAAAAggattattatcatcaagGAAAAACACTAAAGAATGGAGTGTTGAATCgattttattaatgattGAAATTTCTAATGACCCTAATTCTATTGTGGAAGATATTTTACCTTATTTAACTAATCGATTACCTAAATTAGTCACGGGGTGTGTTAGTTGTTTGGCgtcaataattgaaaattttggtTGTAAAATAATATCTCCTAAACCAATTGTCCCTTGTTTAAGTAAATTATTTGCTCATGCTGATAAAAATGTTAGAAATGAAACTACTAAACTTACTATTGAACTATATCGATGGATGGGTGATGCATTAATTAACGCGTTATTTTCAGATTTAAAACCGGtacaacaaaaagatttaaCTGCAGCATttgaaaaggaaaagggAACATcaccacaacaaaaaagataTACCAAAAAGCaaagagaagaaattgaaagaagagAACAAGAAGCGGCGGCGGCAGCAGCAGcggcagcagcaacaacagccgGGAATGGTGGTGGAAATGGTGATGATGTCGATGATGTGGAAATGTCAGATGTCAATGGTGTTactgatgataatgaatatGATCCATTAGAATTTGTTGACCCAGTTGAagttttaaataaattccCTAGTGATTTTGACTCCAGAATTTCATCATCCAAATGGAAAGATAGAAAAGAAGTTTTAGAAGAAATTATCCccattttggaaaaatccCCTAAATTAATTACTACTGATGATTATTTACCCGTATTAAGAATTTGGGCAAAATGTATGAAAGATGCCAATATTCAGGTTGTTCAATTAGCAGCTAATTGTATTGAATTTGTGATTAAAGGTTTAGGCAatgaattttcaaaatatcaatcaGTAGTTTTGACTCCAGTTGTGGAAAGACTTAAGGAAAAGAAACCTTCAGTGGCCACTGCCCTCGATAATGTATTGGATGCACTTTTTAATTTGTCAGGGTTTGGTAATGGGGTACTTGATGAAGCGATTAATGggatgaaattgaagactccacaaaataaaattgcGTCCGCTAATTTTGTTAAAAGATGTTTATCAACAACTAAGATACCACCGAAAACTTCTGAAATAGATGCAATTATGGAGGTTGgtataaaattattatcagaATCTCAAGAACCAATTCGTCAAGCTGCCACTGAGATGATTGGTActttaatgaaaataacTGGTCCTAGAGAATTGAAACCATTTcttgaaaaagttgatgaaaataggaaaaataaaattaatgattattATGAGGAAACTGCTCAAGTGAAAACAACTATGGCAAATGCAAGCAAACTGTCTTCTGTTGCTAGTGGATCAAGAAATGTTAGCACTGCTGGTggttctttttcttcttcaacaatgAAGCCACCATCTAAATCATCACAAGATAGGAAAACTAGTAGTGGTGCATCTTCAATTATTCCTGCTAAACGTACTGCCAGTTCTCCAGCTAAACGTGATGAAGTGAAAAATGGAAGAGGAATGACTGCTAGATCATTAGCTAAACCAAATATCCCCAGCTTACGACCACCCACAAATGTCACACAAGATTCTTCTGGAGATGGATCTTCGTTctcacaacaacaacaacaacaacaagtacCATCTACATCAAcaggtggtggtagtggtggcGCTCAGCTGATGATATCATCTGTCACAAATGAAGAAGTTAATCttttaaaacaacaaataattaaattacaagaagaagttcaaaattataaaaaccAACAAGAACTGCATTTGAAAACTATTAAATTACTAGAAgaatctaataataattatcgagaagaaattgaatcagTCAAACGTGAATTATctaatgaaaaaagaaatgcCACCATTACTACTAATCATAAGGATACCcatataaataatttaaaatcagAACTTGAAAAGGCAAATTATAGAATTAAAGATTTGGAAcaagaaagagaaattaATCGATTACAACAACTGAATCTTGCCTTTGAAAGAAGTAacattagtagtagtaattcCAGAAATAGTTTTTATAAACCTAGTCCTAACAAATTTGCACCAAGTGATATTAGTACTGGAGTTAAACGATTATCAATTGGTggtgaagaaaataatcattttggtggtggtggtggtgctaGTCCTAATTTTCACAACAATACAATCCATAGCACTAATACTACTACCTCCACTACTGCCACTGCTTCTGGTGCTGGTATTGGCACTGGTGTTGGTACTGGAACTGGAACTGGAACTGGAACTGGTATGGGTATTTCAAGACCCACTAATAGTTTCCGTTCTAGTGTAAATTATGGTAGTACTAGTTCATTAACATCATCTAGTCGTCGAGAATCAATGgatattgataatggtgCTGATTGGAAACGTGCTGCTGAAGTCACATTGCAATTAAAAGCTAGAATTGAGAGAATGAAAGCTAGAACTAGATCACCATTAAATATTGAGTGA